A portion of the Sandaracinobacteroides saxicola genome contains these proteins:
- a CDS encoding alpha/beta fold hydrolase, with product MKGELVTVGDTALHVVRHGEGAPLLFLVGLGGRADFWAPQFARFANRDCISFDHRARGDSIPSDVTQTVRVLAEDALRLLDALRIERLDIVGHSLGGAIAQHLAVQAPERVTRLLLSASWAGPTPYFTDLFALRKDVLRTLGPAAYLTQGAMLGNPGWHNAAGWPAQAADIANRAAAFHGVEIELQRMDAVTAHDLRAALPDITAPCGVICAQDDAITPLPLSEELAALIPRARLSILDSGNHFAPATVPDAWAAAARGFLA from the coding sequence ATGAAGGGCGAGCTGGTAACTGTCGGCGACACCGCGCTGCATGTCGTGCGGCATGGCGAAGGCGCGCCGCTGCTGTTCCTGGTCGGGCTGGGTGGTCGCGCGGACTTCTGGGCGCCGCAGTTCGCGCGCTTTGCGAACCGGGACTGCATCAGTTTCGACCACCGCGCCCGCGGCGATTCGATCCCCTCGGACGTGACGCAGACCGTGCGCGTGCTGGCGGAAGACGCGCTGCGGCTGCTGGATGCGCTGCGCATCGAACGCCTTGATATCGTTGGCCATTCGCTGGGCGGCGCTATCGCGCAGCATCTCGCCGTGCAGGCGCCGGAGCGGGTGACCCGGCTTCTTCTGAGCGCCAGCTGGGCCGGGCCGACGCCCTATTTCACCGACCTGTTCGCGCTGCGCAAGGATGTGCTGCGCACCCTCGGCCCGGCCGCCTATCTGACCCAGGGTGCCATGCTGGGCAATCCCGGCTGGCACAATGCCGCGGGCTGGCCCGCGCAAGCCGCCGACATCGCCAACCGCGCGGCTGCCTTCCATGGCGTGGAGATCGAATTGCAGCGCATGGACGCGGTGACCGCGCACGACCTGCGCGCCGCGCTGCCCGACATCACCGCGCCCTGCGGCGTGATCTGCGCACAGGACGACGCCATCACGCCGCTGCCGCTGTCCGAGGAGCTGGCGGCGCTGATCCCGCGCGCGCGGCTGAGCATCCTCGACTCCGGCAACCATTTCGCGCCGGCGACCGTGCCCGATGCCTGGGCCGCGGCGGCGCGAGGGTTTCTGGCATGA
- a CDS encoding isocitrate lyase/PEP mutase family protein, which produces MTHFPTLFDGRPLVAPGVHDALSAVQAEAAGFRALFVGGSGIAFSRLARPDVGLLTLPEMADAIARIADRVGTPLIADADSGFGNAAHVARTARAYARAGAAVMQLEDQAPLKPVDALASRPLVSVADMVGRIRAAKDAASILVSARTDAPATRPFAETLDRAHAYVEAGADLLFVEGLSDAAELAHLAKTFGPRLPLVHNLMEGGRSPFATVPEAHAAGFTLLLFPATLIRAHVAANAAALAALADGRAPAITADVAATIGAPAWLAAMARYA; this is translated from the coding sequence ATGACGCATTTCCCGACACTGTTCGACGGTCGACCGCTGGTCGCCCCCGGCGTGCACGACGCGCTGTCCGCGGTGCAGGCGGAGGCCGCCGGTTTCCGCGCGCTCTTCGTCGGCGGCTCCGGCATCGCCTTCAGCCGCCTGGCGCGCCCGGATGTCGGCCTGCTCACCCTGCCCGAGATGGCCGACGCCATCGCCCGCATCGCCGACCGGGTGGGCACACCGCTGATCGCCGACGCCGACAGCGGCTTCGGCAATGCCGCCCATGTCGCCCGCACCGCCCGCGCCTACGCCCGCGCCGGCGCCGCCGTCATGCAGCTCGAGGATCAGGCGCCGCTGAAACCCGTCGACGCCCTCGCCTCCCGCCCGCTGGTCTCCGTCGCCGACATGGTCGGCCGCATCCGCGCCGCCAAGGACGCGGCGAGCATTTTGGTCTCCGCCCGCACCGACGCGCCCGCCACCCGCCCCTTCGCCGAAACCCTCGACCGTGCGCACGCCTATGTGGAGGCCGGCGCCGACCTGCTGTTCGTGGAGGGCCTGTCCGACGCCGCCGAACTCGCGCATCTCGCCAAAACCTTCGGCCCGCGCCTGCCCCTCGTCCACAACCTGATGGAGGGCGGGCGGTCGCCCTTCGCCACCGTCCCGGAGGCGCACGCCGCCGGCTTCACCCTGCTGCTGTTCCCCGCCACGCTGATCCGCGCCCATGTCGCCGCCAACGCCGCGGCGCTCGCCGCGCTTGCCGATGGGCGCGCGCCCGCCATCACCGCCGACGTCGCCGCCACCATCGGCGCGCCGGCATGGCTCGCCGCCATGGCCCGCTACGCCTGA
- a CDS encoding GMC family oxidoreductase has protein sequence MTFDHIIVGAGSAGCALAARLSENPARRVLLLEAGGGDRSPILTVPAGIVRAIGNPRYDWAHLAEPDASRGGKVDLWPAGKVLGGSSSINGMLWVRGNHGDFDRWQAAGNPGWGWADVAPLFRRMEDYAGDGDCQWRGRLGPQRVEGLRTTHPMARDFIAAAVAAGLPLNPDYNGETQDGVAAPQVSQQRGSRFSAASAYLAAARRRPNLRIVTRAEVRRVTFGGRWVTGVEWQRHGRVERAAAPEVTLCAGALATPKLLMLSGIGDAAHLGEHGIAVLHHSPQVGRNLAEHPNANMSWDVRPRTYNVEINGARAPFHALNWLLFRRGPATSPYPHAVAFFRTAPDLKVPDIQLMFGPFAFAFSPEGVVPYRKPAVTVVAALNDPRTRGRLTLRSADPAAPPVIAHALLAEEADVARLTLACRRVRTIFEQAALRADVIAERLPGAGVERDDEWADYLRATTFLGYHPCGTAIMGPEGVVDARLRVRGVEGLRVADASIMPSPVSGNTNAASMMIGEKAADLIAEQG, from the coding sequence GTGACATTCGACCATATTATCGTCGGCGCCGGCTCGGCGGGGTGCGCGCTGGCGGCGCGGCTGTCGGAAAACCCGGCGCGGCGCGTGCTGCTGCTGGAGGCGGGCGGTGGTGACAGGTCGCCCATCCTGACGGTGCCGGCAGGCATCGTGCGGGCGATTGGGAACCCGCGTTACGACTGGGCGCATCTCGCCGAACCCGATGCCTCGCGCGGGGGCAAGGTGGACCTGTGGCCGGCGGGAAAGGTGCTGGGCGGGTCCTCCAGCATCAATGGCATGCTGTGGGTGCGCGGCAACCATGGCGATTTCGACCGCTGGCAGGCGGCCGGCAATCCGGGTTGGGGCTGGGCGGATGTGGCGCCGTTGTTCCGCCGCATGGAGGATTATGCCGGCGACGGCGACTGCCAGTGGCGCGGGCGGCTGGGGCCGCAGCGGGTGGAGGGGTTGCGCACGACGCACCCGATGGCACGCGATTTCATCGCCGCGGCAGTGGCAGCCGGTTTACCCTTGAACCCGGATTACAATGGTGAAACGCAGGATGGCGTGGCGGCGCCGCAGGTCAGCCAGCAGCGGGGCAGCCGGTTCAGCGCGGCGAGCGCCTATCTGGCCGCGGCGCGGCGGCGGCCGAACCTGCGCATCGTGACCCGCGCCGAGGTGCGGCGGGTGACGTTCGGCGGGAGATGGGTGACCGGTGTGGAATGGCAGCGCCATGGCCGGGTGGAGCGCGCCGCCGCACCAGAGGTGACGCTGTGCGCCGGGGCGCTGGCGACGCCGAAGCTGCTGATGCTGTCGGGCATCGGCGACGCGGCGCATCTGGGCGAGCATGGGATTGCGGTGCTGCACCACAGCCCGCAGGTGGGGCGCAACCTGGCGGAGCATCCCAATGCCAACATGAGCTGGGACGTGCGGCCGCGCACCTACAATGTGGAGATCAACGGCGCGCGGGCACCCTTCCATGCGCTGAACTGGCTGTTGTTCCGGCGCGGGCCGGCGACCAGCCCCTATCCGCACGCGGTGGCCTTCTTCCGCACGGCGCCGGACCTGAAGGTGCCGGACATCCAGCTGATGTTCGGGCCGTTCGCCTTCGCCTTCTCGCCGGAAGGTGTGGTGCCTTATCGCAAGCCGGCGGTGACGGTGGTGGCGGCGTTGAACGATCCGCGCACGCGGGGGCGGTTGACGCTGCGCTCCGCAGACCCTGCCGCGCCACCGGTGATTGCGCACGCGCTGCTGGCGGAGGAAGCGGATGTGGCGCGGCTGACGCTCGCCTGCCGGCGGGTGCGGACGATTTTCGAGCAGGCGGCGTTGCGCGCCGACGTGATCGCGGAGCGGCTGCCGGGTGCGGGGGTGGAGCGCGACGATGAATGGGCGGACTATCTGAGGGCGACGACCTTCCTGGGCTATCACCCCTGCGGCACGGCGATCATGGGGCCGGAGGGGGTGGTCGATGCGCGGTTGCGGGTGCGCGGGGTCGAGGGCCTGCGGGTGGCGGATGCCAGCATCATGCCGAGCCCGGTGAGCGGCAACACCAACGCCGCGAGCATGATGATCGGCGAGAAGGCGGCCGACCTGATTGCGGAACAGGGGTAG
- a CDS encoding RtcB family protein — MTDHRYSVHETAGVPLKLWDSHGAFEDGAMAQLRNVASLPFVHSHVAGMPDVHWGMGATVGSVIATKAAIIPAAVGVDIGCGMMAVRTTALGRQLPDNLHAMRCAIEAAVPHGRTDNGGANDRGAWGEPPADALAVWAAIEDGYKAIIAKHPKAAAFNSARHLGSLGTGNHFIEVCLDEEDRLWVMLHSGSRGVGNRFGSYFIELAKKDMRRWFINLPDEDLAYFPEGTEHFADYWQAVSWAQGFAKANRELMMAAVLRAIAPFLPPFETVQEAVNCHHNYVSREAHFGENVMVTRKGAVRARAGELGIIPGSMGTGSFIVEGRGNPHSFQSCSHGAGRKMSRGAAKKAISLEQHADAMRGIEARLDAGVLDESPAAYKDIGAVMAAQADLVTIRHRLRQVVNVKG; from the coding sequence ATGACCGACCATCGATACAGTGTTCACGAAACCGCCGGCGTGCCGCTGAAGCTGTGGGACAGCCATGGCGCGTTCGAGGACGGCGCCATGGCGCAGCTGCGCAACGTCGCCAGCCTGCCGTTCGTGCACAGCCATGTCGCCGGCATGCCCGACGTGCACTGGGGCATGGGCGCCACCGTGGGCAGCGTCATCGCCACGAAGGCGGCGATCATCCCGGCCGCGGTGGGCGTGGACATCGGCTGCGGCATGATGGCGGTGCGCACCACGGCGCTTGGCCGTCAGCTGCCGGACAATCTGCACGCCATGCGCTGCGCCATCGAAGCCGCGGTGCCGCACGGCCGCACCGACAACGGCGGCGCCAACGACCGCGGCGCCTGGGGCGAGCCGCCGGCGGACGCGCTCGCCGTGTGGGCGGCAATCGAAGACGGCTACAAGGCGATCATCGCCAAGCATCCCAAGGCAGCGGCGTTCAACAGCGCCCGCCACCTGGGGTCGCTGGGCACCGGTAACCACTTCATCGAGGTCTGCCTGGATGAGGAGGACCGGCTGTGGGTGATGCTGCACAGCGGCTCGCGCGGGGTGGGCAACCGGTTCGGCAGCTATTTCATCGAGCTGGCGAAGAAGGACATGCGCCGCTGGTTCATCAACCTGCCGGACGAGGACCTGGCCTATTTCCCGGAAGGCACCGAGCATTTCGCCGATTACTGGCAGGCGGTCAGCTGGGCGCAGGGCTTCGCCAAGGCCAACCGCGAGCTGATGATGGCGGCGGTGCTGCGCGCCATCGCGCCCTTCCTGCCGCCGTTCGAAACGGTGCAGGAGGCGGTGAACTGCCACCACAACTATGTCAGCCGCGAAGCGCATTTCGGCGAGAATGTGATGGTGACCCGCAAGGGCGCCGTGCGGGCGCGCGCCGGCGAGCTGGGGATCATCCCGGGCAGCATGGGCACGGGCAGCTTCATCGTGGAGGGGCGGGGCAACCCGCACAGCTTCCAGTCGTGCAGCCATGGCGCGGGGCGGAAAATGTCCCGCGGCGCGGCGAAGAAGGCGATCAGCCTGGAGCAGCATGCCGACGCCATGCGCGGGATCGAGGCGCGGCTGGATGCCGGCGTGCTGGATGAAAGCCCGGCGGCCTACAAGGACATCGGTGCCGTGATGGCGGCGCAGGCCGACCTGGTGACGATCCGCCACCGGCTGCGGCAGGTGGTCAATGTGAAGGGGTAA
- a CDS encoding MFS transporter produces MQPRPPSAAFGWLVVLLLCVGQVISMLDRQVLNLLVEPVKADLGLSDVQISLLQGLALTLFYALAAVPLGRMADSGSRTAVIAGGALLFGLATFGSGLALGFATLFLARLAVGVGEATLTPAGVSLIGDAVDPRWVGRAIALFIGCSFVGSGLALIIIGGVLDALDRAGTITLPLIGAVADWRAAFMLAALPALAFALAMLLLPEPPRRISAGDDRLPASAAWAWMRAHPGAIVPLLVGLPLLGAAQFALNAWAPTLFIRIHGWTPGEIGRAFGLLVMIGSTGGVLAGGALADWLRAKGRTDAPLLVCAGAALLAAPFAFAFTRVDGAAALWLLAPAVTLGAMPFGAGPSALALIAPNRLRAQLMALYMLLANLVGGGGGPTSVALLTDRAFADPMRLPDSIAIVVPLAMLAGAAALLLGRPAFARHSA; encoded by the coding sequence ATGCAGCCCCGCCCCCCTTCCGCCGCCTTCGGCTGGTTGGTCGTGCTGCTGCTCTGCGTCGGCCAGGTCATTTCCATGCTGGACCGGCAGGTGCTCAACCTGCTGGTGGAACCGGTGAAGGCCGACCTCGGCCTGTCGGACGTTCAGATCAGCCTGCTGCAGGGGCTCGCCCTCACCCTCTTCTACGCGCTCGCCGCCGTGCCGCTCGGCCGCATGGCGGACAGCGGCAGCCGGACGGCCGTGATCGCCGGCGGCGCACTGCTGTTCGGCCTCGCCACCTTCGGCTCCGGGCTGGCACTGGGCTTCGCCACCCTCTTCCTCGCGCGTCTGGCGGTCGGTGTTGGCGAGGCGACGCTGACCCCCGCCGGAGTCTCGCTCATCGGCGACGCCGTCGATCCCCGCTGGGTCGGCCGCGCCATCGCGCTCTTCATCGGGTGCAGCTTCGTCGGCTCCGGCCTCGCCCTCATCATCATCGGCGGCGTGCTCGACGCGCTGGACCGCGCCGGCACCATCACCCTGCCGCTGATTGGCGCGGTCGCCGACTGGCGCGCCGCCTTCATGCTGGCGGCGCTCCCTGCCCTTGCCTTCGCGCTCGCCATGCTGCTGCTGCCCGAGCCCCCGCGCCGGATCAGCGCCGGCGACGACCGTCTCCCCGCCAGCGCCGCCTGGGCCTGGATGCGCGCCCACCCCGGCGCCATCGTGCCGCTGCTCGTCGGCCTGCCGCTGCTCGGCGCGGCGCAGTTCGCGCTCAACGCCTGGGCACCCACGCTGTTCATCCGCATCCACGGCTGGACCCCCGGCGAGATCGGCCGCGCCTTCGGGCTTCTGGTGATGATCGGCTCCACCGGCGGCGTCCTCGCCGGCGGCGCGCTCGCGGACTGGCTGCGTGCCAAAGGTCGAACCGACGCGCCGCTCCTCGTCTGCGCCGGCGCGGCGCTGCTGGCCGCGCCCTTCGCCTTCGCCTTCACCCGCGTCGATGGCGCGGCAGCGCTGTGGCTGCTCGCGCCCGCAGTCACGCTCGGCGCCATGCCCTTCGGTGCCGGCCCGTCGGCGCTCGCCCTCATCGCGCCCAACCGGCTGCGCGCCCAGCTGATGGCGCTCTACATGCTGCTCGCCAACCTGGTCGGCGGCGGCGGCGGGCCGACCTCGGTCGCGCTGCTCACCGATCGCGCCTTTGCCGACCCGATGCGCCTTCCGGATTCCATCGCCATCGTCGTGCCGCTCGCCATGCTCGCCGGGGCCGCCGCGCTGCTGCTGGGCCGCCCCGCCTTCGCCCGGCACAGCGCATGA
- a CDS encoding cupin domain-containing protein, with the protein MTDETPFGRWGTVIQPGEGRGFWQPLPSRGFVEVLLDPTNSPYDGFSCGTQTLPPGCHVREHGHERNHELIHIISGSGRCQIEDAEHRVGPGSTILFGRHARHLLENDGTTDMTLFWVFMPPGLEDWFSAIGRPRLPGEAMPEPFARPDDVAEVQARMRFVAPKPR; encoded by the coding sequence ATGACCGACGAAACCCCGTTCGGGCGGTGGGGCACGGTGATCCAGCCGGGCGAGGGCCGCGGTTTCTGGCAGCCGCTGCCCTCGCGCGGGTTCGTCGAGGTGCTGCTCGATCCGACGAACAGCCCGTACGACGGCTTTTCCTGCGGCACCCAGACCCTGCCGCCCGGCTGCCACGTCCGCGAGCATGGCCATGAGCGCAATCATGAGCTGATCCACATCATCAGCGGCAGCGGGCGTTGCCAGATCGAGGATGCCGAGCATCGTGTCGGCCCCGGTTCCACCATCCTGTTCGGCCGCCACGCCCGGCACCTGCTGGAGAATGACGGTACCACCGACATGACCCTGTTCTGGGTGTTCATGCCGCCCGGCCTGGAGGACTGGTTCTCCGCCATCGGCCGCCCACGCCTGCCCGGTGAGGCGATGCCGGAGCCGTTCGCGCGCCCGGATGATGTGGCCGAGGTACAGGCGCGGATGCGCTTTGTAGCGCCCAAACCCCGCTGA
- a CDS encoding sterol desaturase family protein — MSLPDPVALAVPVFVLLIVAEMVAIRLGAKGRYYWRDAGSSLALGFGNTLASALFGGLVVGMMVWLSQWRLFEVPVTWWSLALLVLLDDLLYYVFHRSAHRVRWFWASHVIHHSSRHYNLSTALRQTWTGFFSLSFLFRLPLVLIGFPVEWVIFVGAVNLVYQFWIHTEVVGRLPRWVEAVMNTPSHHRVHHATNPRYLDRNYAGMFIVWDRLFGTFEPERDDEKPRYGIIRNLSGHNPLWAAVHEWVAIARDLRAARSAAEVWRLVAGPPGWKSGETADALRAAWIRQGKG; from the coding sequence ATGAGCCTGCCCGATCCGGTGGCGCTGGCGGTGCCGGTGTTCGTGCTGCTGATCGTGGCGGAGATGGTGGCGATCCGCCTGGGGGCGAAGGGGCGCTATTACTGGCGCGATGCCGGAAGCTCGCTGGCGCTGGGGTTCGGCAACACGCTGGCCTCGGCGCTGTTCGGCGGGCTGGTGGTGGGAATGATGGTCTGGCTTTCGCAGTGGCGGCTGTTCGAGGTGCCGGTGACCTGGTGGAGCCTCGCGCTGCTCGTGCTGCTGGACGACCTGCTTTACTATGTGTTCCATCGCAGCGCGCATCGGGTGCGGTGGTTCTGGGCCAGCCATGTCATCCACCATTCCAGCCGGCACTATAATTTGTCGACGGCGCTGCGGCAGACCTGGACCGGGTTTTTCAGCCTGTCCTTCCTGTTCCGGCTGCCGCTGGTGCTGATCGGCTTTCCGGTGGAATGGGTGATCTTCGTGGGCGCGGTGAACCTGGTCTATCAGTTCTGGATCCACACCGAGGTGGTGGGGCGGCTGCCGCGCTGGGTGGAGGCGGTGATGAACACGCCGTCGCACCACCGGGTGCACCATGCCACCAACCCGCGCTATCTCGACCGCAACTATGCCGGGATGTTCATCGTCTGGGACCGGCTGTTCGGCACGTTCGAGCCGGAGCGGGATGACGAGAAACCGCGTTATGGCATCATCCGTAATCTGAGCGGCCACAACCCGCTGTGGGCAGCGGTGCATGAGTGGGTGGCGATCGCCCGCGACCTGCGCGCGGCCCGATCGGCGGCGGAGGTGTGGCGGCTGGTGGCGGGGCCGCCGGGATGGAAGAGCGGCGAGACGGCGGACGCACTGCGGGCGGCGTGGATCCGGCAAGGGAAGGGATAG
- a CDS encoding ornithine cyclodeaminase family protein, with product MLLLTRSDVERLLPLADCAEAMRDAMIAVSEGRATMPLRQFVAVGAGKFTTMPGVLGEAFGVKLVAKFPRAADSVHGSHVGMVLLFDAADGLPVAIIEGGSLTAIRTAATSAMATDLLARADAESVLLVGAGEQARWHLRALRATRRVQRALVWARDAARAAAFAASEEAEAVTDLETAVARADIIVTATAAREPLVRGAWLRPGQHLTLVGSAVAEHAEIDEAAVAAARFVVDYRPAALAAAGELKRAMAAGLVGEDHILAEIGAVAAGRATGRRNDTDITLYKSLGVSAQDLAAATLLLTRARAAGAGTDIDLMA from the coding sequence ATGCTGCTGCTCACCCGCAGCGACGTCGAGCGCCTGCTGCCGCTGGCGGACTGCGCCGAGGCCATGCGCGACGCGATGATCGCGGTGTCCGAAGGCCGCGCCACCATGCCGCTGCGGCAGTTCGTGGCGGTCGGTGCAGGCAAGTTCACCACCATGCCCGGCGTGCTGGGGGAGGCGTTCGGCGTCAAGCTGGTGGCGAAATTCCCGCGAGCGGCGGACAGCGTGCACGGCAGTCATGTCGGCATGGTGCTGCTGTTCGATGCCGCCGACGGCCTTCCCGTGGCGATCATCGAGGGCGGCAGCCTGACCGCGATCCGCACCGCGGCGACCAGTGCGATGGCGACCGACCTGCTGGCGCGGGCGGATGCGGAGAGCGTGCTACTGGTCGGCGCCGGCGAGCAGGCGCGCTGGCACCTGCGGGCGCTGCGGGCCACACGTCGGGTGCAGCGGGCGCTGGTGTGGGCACGCGATGCCGCCCGCGCCGCCGCCTTCGCCGCAAGCGAGGAGGCCGAGGCCGTGACCGACCTGGAAACCGCCGTCGCGCGGGCCGACATCATCGTCACCGCCACCGCCGCGCGCGAGCCGCTGGTGCGCGGCGCCTGGCTGCGCCCCGGCCAGCATCTGACGCTGGTGGGCAGCGCGGTTGCCGAGCATGCCGAGATCGACGAAGCCGCCGTCGCCGCGGCGCGCTTCGTGGTGGACTACCGCCCTGCCGCGCTCGCCGCCGCCGGCGAGCTGAAGCGCGCCATGGCCGCCGGGCTGGTGGGCGAGGACCATATCCTCGCCGAGATCGGCGCCGTCGCCGCCGGCCGCGCCACCGGCCGACGTAACGACACCGACATCACCCTCTACAAATCGCTCGGCGTCTCCGCGCAGGACCTCGCCGCCGCCACCCTCCTCCTCACCCGCGCCCGCGCGGCGGGCGCGGGGACCGACATCGACCTGATGGCGTGA
- a CDS encoding LysR family transcriptional regulator translates to MMALSMHGVYGSGMEIRHLRHFVAVVDAGNLSKAAERAFISQPALTRSIRNLEDIVGAPLLERRPRGVVPTPAGDTLYAHARLVLNECARAKAEVKAVQGGARGQISIGIAAMFAEHVVDDAIVRLCRAQAPVSIQVTQGFFEEMLTALQAGVLDAVFCNLPSLTLPDDVTVEPLLDIPASIWAGTGTTLPSRGITREDLARQPWAVVDQTHMELFMERFFGDAGLPAPRPLLRTNSIGLIRKLIYRDAFLTLLPDHLMAAQEEEGFARRILVEGVPIVRRAGLIRRATMPNRPALEAFCEELRAACGRSGMHAVHG, encoded by the coding sequence ATGATGGCCTTATCCATGCACGGCGTCTATGGTTCGGGCATGGAAATCCGCCACCTTCGCCATTTCGTCGCGGTCGTCGATGCCGGCAACCTGTCCAAGGCCGCGGAGCGCGCCTTCATCAGCCAGCCGGCGCTGACCCGCAGCATCAGGAATCTGGAGGACATCGTCGGCGCGCCGCTGCTGGAACGGCGGCCGCGCGGCGTGGTGCCGACGCCGGCGGGGGACACGCTCTATGCCCATGCCCGGCTGGTGCTTAACGAATGCGCGCGGGCGAAGGCGGAGGTGAAGGCGGTGCAGGGCGGCGCGCGCGGGCAGATTTCCATCGGCATCGCGGCGATGTTCGCCGAGCATGTGGTGGACGATGCGATCGTGCGGCTGTGCCGGGCCCAAGCGCCGGTGTCGATCCAGGTGACGCAGGGCTTCTTCGAGGAGATGCTGACGGCGTTGCAGGCCGGCGTGCTGGACGCGGTGTTCTGCAACCTGCCCAGCCTGACGCTGCCGGACGATGTCACGGTCGAGCCGTTGCTGGACATTCCGGCGAGCATCTGGGCCGGGACGGGCACGACGCTGCCATCGCGGGGCATCACACGGGAGGATCTGGCGCGGCAGCCCTGGGCGGTGGTGGACCAGACGCACATGGAGCTGTTCATGGAGCGCTTCTTTGGCGACGCCGGCCTGCCGGCGCCGCGGCCGTTGCTGCGGACGAATAGCATCGGCTTGATCCGCAAGTTGATTTACCGTGATGCCTTCCTGACGCTGCTGCCCGATCATCTGATGGCGGCGCAGGAGGAAGAGGGCTTCGCCCGGCGGATCCTGGTGGAAGGGGTGCCGATCGTCCGGCGCGCCGGGCTGATCCGGCGCGCGACCATGCCGAACCGGCCGGCGCTGGAGGCGTTCTGCGAGGAGCTGCGCGCCGCCTGTGGGCGCAGCGGCATGCATGCGGTGCATGGATAA
- a CDS encoding phytanoyl-CoA dioxygenase family protein, which translates to MPFNRHPLRPITEADAETYARDGVVCLRQVFDPEWLASMEGPARRLLIDKADFGLLPNNPGRYMARTIPEFRRFVFESPVGEAAAKALGSRTARFFFDEIFAKKPQSTDKTIWHTDRMGWPVTPDTTMVPSLWIPLTPITRANSLEVIAGTHSTPVDYWLFSPNARKMVRPEGRANHPDGEALRTHPDYADRFLTWDMQPGDMLVVHPWALHYSHGNPTDDWRIALSVRVFGDDVRWSPRPDCLNIAGVSFDEMIEGDAPDGDLFPLLWSADGARDDDSRYPRAFATRWQARRRDDVNDYAGFTRLQEADKAASACSDPVTSPASETHALKFQQASA; encoded by the coding sequence ATGCCCTTCAACCGCCATCCCCTGCGCCCGATCACCGAGGCCGATGCCGAAACCTATGCCCGCGACGGCGTGGTCTGCCTGCGCCAGGTGTTCGATCCCGAATGGCTTGCCTCCATGGAAGGGCCGGCGCGGCGACTGCTCATTGACAAGGCGGATTTCGGCCTGTTGCCGAACAACCCGGGCCGTTACATGGCGCGCACCATTCCTGAATTCCGGCGCTTTGTGTTCGAAAGCCCGGTGGGCGAGGCGGCGGCGAAGGCGCTGGGCAGCAGGACGGCGCGTTTTTTCTTTGACGAGATTTTCGCCAAGAAGCCGCAATCGACCGACAAGACCATCTGGCACACCGACCGCATGGGCTGGCCGGTGACGCCGGACACGACGATGGTGCCGAGCCTGTGGATCCCGCTGACACCGATCACCAGGGCGAACAGCCTGGAGGTGATCGCCGGCACGCATAGCACGCCGGTGGATTACTGGCTGTTCAGCCCGAATGCGCGCAAGATGGTGCGGCCCGAGGGCCGGGCAAACCATCCCGATGGCGAGGCGCTGCGCACCCACCCGGACTATGCCGACCGTTTCCTGACCTGGGACATGCAGCCCGGCGACATGCTGGTGGTGCACCCCTGGGCGCTGCACTACAGCCATGGCAATCCAACGGACGACTGGCGCATCGCCCTGTCGGTCCGCGTGTTCGGCGACGATGTGCGCTGGTCGCCGCGGCCGGATTGCCTGAACATCGCCGGCGTCAGTTTCGACGAGATGATCGAGGGTGATGCCCCCGACGGCGACCTGTTCCCGCTGCTGTGGAGCGCGGACGGCGCGCGCGACGATGACAGCCGCTATCCGCGTGCCTTCGCGACCCGTTGGCAGGCGCGGCGGCGCGACGATGTGAATGATTATGCCGGCTTCACGCGGTTGCAGGAGGCCGACAAGGCAGCCAGCGCATGTTCCGATCCGGTGACGTCACCGGCATCGGAAACCCATGCGCTGAAATTTCAACAAGCTTCGGCGTGA